Proteins encoded by one window of Micromonospora coxensis:
- a CDS encoding APC family permease produces MVDTPAPGTTGRLTAAQGAALYVGAVLGTGVIALPALAAEAAGPASLLAWLLLVLVSAPLAATFAALGARHPDAGGVSTYARMAFGARAAAVVGWCFYFAVPPGAAAAALFGGAYVEAAVGGGTTTVAVTAVLLMVAVTTTNAVGVQLAGRVQLALAGVLVTFLLVAVLLSLPHASTGNLRPFAPHGWTAIGPAAALLVWSFVGWEAITHLTAEFRRPARDLPRATAAAVVVVGGLYLAVAAAIVAVLGPAAAEADAPLGELFAVALGGDARWPAAAAALLLTFGAMNAYYAGAAKLGAALGRDGALPAWLARGDVAGDVPRRSLTVNAGLSFLALLAVLLAAVGPRPLVLLTTGSFVTVYAVGVAAALRLLPRRSRTWYAAVATVGAVLFLLVMTGVYLVWPLVVTGAALLYLRLSGHRTSGAAAPVSTPGGAAEGGVGTRTAPVGSTDGT; encoded by the coding sequence ATGGTTGACACACCCGCGCCGGGAACGACCGGTCGACTGACCGCCGCGCAGGGCGCCGCCCTGTACGTCGGCGCCGTGCTGGGCACCGGAGTCATCGCCCTTCCCGCGCTGGCGGCCGAGGCCGCCGGACCCGCATCGCTGCTCGCGTGGCTGCTGCTGGTGCTCGTGTCCGCGCCGCTCGCGGCGACCTTCGCGGCGCTCGGCGCCCGCCACCCGGACGCGGGTGGCGTCTCCACGTACGCCCGGATGGCCTTCGGCGCGCGCGCCGCAGCCGTCGTCGGCTGGTGCTTCTACTTCGCGGTGCCGCCCGGCGCCGCCGCCGCGGCGCTCTTCGGCGGCGCGTACGTCGAGGCCGCCGTGGGCGGCGGCACCACCACCGTGGCGGTCACCGCCGTGCTGCTCATGGTCGCCGTCACCACCACCAACGCCGTCGGCGTCCAGCTCGCCGGCCGGGTGCAGCTCGCGCTGGCCGGTGTCCTGGTCACCTTCCTGCTCGTCGCCGTGCTGCTGTCCCTGCCGCACGCCTCGACCGGCAACCTGCGGCCGTTCGCGCCGCACGGCTGGACGGCGATCGGACCGGCCGCCGCGCTGCTGGTCTGGAGCTTCGTCGGCTGGGAGGCGATCACCCACCTGACCGCCGAGTTCCGCCGCCCGGCCCGCGACCTGCCCAGGGCCACCGCCGCCGCGGTCGTCGTGGTCGGCGGGCTGTACCTCGCGGTGGCCGCCGCCATCGTCGCCGTCCTCGGACCGGCCGCCGCCGAGGCCGACGCCCCGCTGGGGGAGCTGTTCGCCGTCGCGCTCGGCGGTGACGCCCGATGGCCGGCCGCCGCAGCCGCGCTGCTGCTCACCTTCGGGGCGATGAACGCCTACTACGCCGGTGCGGCCAAGCTCGGCGCGGCCCTCGGCCGGGACGGGGCGCTGCCGGCCTGGCTGGCCCGCGGCGACGTGGCGGGTGACGTGCCCCGGCGCAGCCTCACCGTCAACGCCGGACTGTCCTTCCTGGCTCTGCTCGCGGTGCTGCTCGCCGCCGTCGGCCCTCGCCCGCTGGTGCTGCTGACCACCGGCTCCTTCGTCACGGTGTACGCCGTGGGCGTCGCGGCGGCGCTGCGACTGCTGCCGCGCCGCAGCCGGACCTGGTACGCCGCCGTGGCGACCGTCGGCGCGGTGCTCTTCCTGCTGGTGATGACCGGTGTCTACCTCGTGTGGCCGCTGGTCGTCACCGGCGCGGCCCTGCTCTACCTGCGACTGTCGGGGCACCGGACCTCCGGTGCCGCGGCGCCGGTGTCCACTCCCGGCGGGGCGGCCGAGGGCGGGGTCGGCACGCGGACCGCGCCGGTCGGCTCGACCGACGGGACCTGA
- a CDS encoding ATP-binding protein: MSSPQEQLVAQLSRIKELSGLSLRALARQAGLSSSSLSRYLTGRLVPPWDAVVALCRAVGRDPRPLRAVWAEASRAGAAPAPRRNDLPADLFDFTGREAEAALVEELLRAVGAVAIDGMAGVGKSSLAVHVAHRLAPTYPDGGLYLDLHGFTPGQEPLTPQAALGRLLGALDVPRPPEDAAARAALWRSELSRRRVLVVLDNAVDAEQVRPLLPGAGKSGVLITSRHRLVSLDGVPPVALEPLADTDAARLFARAAGLALTGEDAAGQVLRLCGGLPLALRMAGARLRHRPGWTVAVLAERLRDTANRFDAVFGMSLRQLDSAQRRVFRLLGVLPGADVDAAAVGALTDLPPGRVDAALEELVDAHLLQEPAPGRYRMHDLIRRYAADLAADEEPQADAALRRVLSHYLAQAVAHDETLPSPHRRRPAPGDPAKALAWFDLEYVNLVPCVDAAVRLGMDEVVAELPRAMRVWFFRHRGTDDQVRLLDAAAAAAARLGRDQQHASLLADLGFAHAAAGRLTDALAAYERAARCASDDDLAAALALRLGFVRRDLGDLPAAQAQFRRARDLFDGLGNRAGQSQALAFDGWVTLHLGRPGEAVELARASVALADGPARITGLVTLGVALTPDDPAESLRTLHDALRLSEQHDLAHQQAWCHSHLGVALRVTGSPEQALEHHRRACELLEPLAEVQLEIDVLYAYAETCRAVGRHEEALTLLDRIIEFARRLDRPYDDERARAARETVLAAR, from the coding sequence GTACCTGACCGGTCGGCTCGTGCCGCCCTGGGACGCCGTCGTGGCGCTGTGCCGGGCCGTCGGCCGTGACCCCCGGCCCCTGCGCGCGGTGTGGGCCGAGGCGTCCAGGGCCGGCGCGGCGCCCGCCCCGCGCCGCAACGACCTGCCCGCCGACCTGTTCGACTTCACCGGGCGGGAGGCGGAGGCCGCGCTGGTCGAAGAGCTGCTGCGGGCCGTCGGCGCGGTCGCGATCGACGGCATGGCGGGGGTGGGCAAGTCGAGCCTGGCCGTGCACGTGGCCCACCGGCTCGCGCCGACGTATCCCGACGGCGGGCTCTACCTCGACCTGCACGGCTTCACTCCGGGCCAGGAGCCGCTGACGCCGCAGGCCGCGCTGGGTCGCCTGCTCGGCGCGCTGGACGTCCCGCGTCCCCCCGAGGACGCGGCCGCACGCGCCGCGCTGTGGCGCTCGGAGCTGTCGCGCCGGCGGGTGCTCGTCGTGCTCGACAACGCGGTCGACGCCGAACAGGTGCGTCCGCTGCTGCCCGGCGCGGGGAAGTCCGGGGTCCTGATCACCAGCCGCCACCGGTTGGTGAGCCTGGACGGGGTGCCGCCGGTGGCCCTGGAACCCCTGGCCGACACGGACGCGGCGCGCCTGTTCGCCCGGGCGGCCGGACTCGCGCTCACCGGAGAGGACGCCGCCGGCCAGGTGCTGCGACTGTGCGGCGGGCTCCCGCTGGCGTTGCGGATGGCGGGGGCGCGGCTGCGCCACCGTCCCGGCTGGACGGTGGCGGTGCTGGCCGAGCGGCTGCGCGACACCGCCAACCGCTTCGACGCGGTGTTCGGCATGTCGCTGCGCCAACTCGATTCCGCCCAACGCCGCGTGTTCCGGCTGCTCGGCGTCCTGCCGGGCGCCGACGTCGACGCCGCGGCGGTGGGCGCGCTCACCGACCTGCCCCCCGGACGGGTCGACGCGGCGCTGGAGGAACTCGTCGACGCCCACCTGCTCCAGGAGCCCGCACCCGGGCGGTACCGGATGCACGACCTGATCCGCCGCTACGCCGCCGACCTCGCCGCCGACGAGGAGCCACAGGCCGACGCCGCCCTGCGCCGGGTGCTGAGCCACTACCTGGCGCAGGCCGTCGCCCACGACGAGACGCTGCCCTCGCCGCACCGCCGGCGACCCGCACCGGGCGACCCGGCGAAGGCCCTGGCCTGGTTCGACCTCGAGTACGTCAATCTGGTGCCCTGCGTCGACGCCGCCGTCCGGCTCGGCATGGACGAGGTGGTCGCCGAGCTGCCCCGGGCCATGCGGGTCTGGTTCTTCCGCCACCGGGGCACCGACGACCAGGTGCGCCTGCTCGACGCCGCCGCGGCGGCCGCCGCACGCCTGGGCCGCGACCAGCAGCACGCCTCGCTGCTGGCGGACCTCGGCTTCGCCCACGCCGCCGCCGGGCGGCTCACCGACGCGCTCGCCGCCTACGAACGGGCCGCGCGGTGCGCGTCGGACGACGACCTCGCCGCCGCCCTGGCGCTGCGCCTCGGCTTCGTACGCCGCGACCTCGGTGACCTGCCGGCGGCGCAGGCGCAGTTCCGGCGGGCCCGTGACCTGTTCGACGGACTCGGCAACCGCGCCGGGCAGTCACAGGCGCTGGCCTTCGACGGATGGGTGACCCTGCACCTCGGCCGGCCCGGCGAAGCCGTCGAACTCGCCCGGGCATCCGTCGCGCTGGCCGACGGGCCCGCCCGGATCACCGGGCTGGTCACCCTCGGTGTCGCGCTGACGCCCGACGACCCGGCGGAGTCGCTGCGCACGCTGCACGACGCGTTACGCCTGTCCGAGCAGCACGACCTGGCGCACCAGCAGGCGTGGTGCCACAGCCACCTCGGCGTCGCGCTGCGCGTCACGGGCTCGCCCGAGCAGGCGCTGGAGCACCACCGGCGCGCCTGCGAGCTGCTGGAACCGTTGGCCGAGGTGCAGCTGGAGATCGACGTCCTGTACGCCTACGCCGAGACGTGCCGCGCGGTGGGCCGCCACGAGGAGGCGCTGACGCTGCTCGACCGGATCATCGAGTTCGCGCGTCGGCTGGACCGGCCGTACGACGACGAGCGCGCCCGCGCGGCGCGGGAGACCGTGCTGGCCGCCCGCTGA
- the trxA gene encoding thioredoxin has translation MGSVALSSGNFEQTVTGDGIVLVDFWASWCGPCRSFAPVFERASEKHPDIVFGKVNTETEQSLAAAAQIRSIPTLMAFRDGVLVFSQPGALPAHALEQVIQAVRDLDMDEVRTKISGASSSR, from the coding sequence ATGGGTAGCGTGGCGCTCAGCAGCGGAAACTTCGAGCAGACCGTGACCGGCGACGGAATCGTGCTGGTCGACTTCTGGGCGAGTTGGTGCGGCCCCTGCCGCAGCTTCGCGCCCGTGTTCGAACGGGCCAGCGAGAAGCACCCGGACATCGTCTTCGGCAAGGTGAACACCGAGACGGAGCAGAGCCTCGCTGCGGCGGCCCAGATCCGGTCCATTCCGACGCTGATGGCCTTCCGGGACGGCGTGCTGGTCTTCTCCCAGCCGGGCGCGCTGCCGGCGCACGCTCTGGAGCAGGTGATCCAGGCGGTCCGTGACCTGGACATGGACGAGGTGCGGACCAAGATCTCCGGAGCGTCGTCCAGTCGGTGA
- a CDS encoding pectate lyase family protein yields MTAVSAILAVPQASAATGGVTGFATQNGGTTGGAGGQTVRATTGTQIHAALCNRASSSTPIIIQVEGTINHGNTSKVSGGSCSTADGVIELKQISNVSIIGVGSGAVFDQLGIHIRDSRNIVIQNVTVRNVKKSGSPTSNGGDAIGMESNVRNVWVDHVTLEASGGESEGFDGLFDMKDNTQYVTLSYSILRNSGRGGLIGSSESDRSNGYVTFHHNLYQNIDSRTPLLRGGIAHIYNNHYVNLHESGINSRAGAKAKVDNNYFKDSKDVLGTFYTSEAGYWQVSGNTFDNVTWSSRSGDNNPAGPNPQSNTTVSIPYTYRLDAANCVPNVVSQTAGANKGLRVSDGNCTPQTPPPTTPPPTTPPTTPPPTTPPPTTPPPGTPGGTNLSLGAGADGSSKADGTSYGNVRDGDMSTYWSPSGSTGRISIKWGSSTQVGAINIREAAGAVGAIGSWRVVNNDNGVVLATGNGAGVITFTPTSLKKINFEITSANGTPRVAEFETYSSTTTPPTTPPTTTPPPTTPPTTPPPSSNALYVAPNGTDSAAGTESNPTTLTSAITRIAAGGTIYLRGGTYRYSQTITIGQGNNGTSSARKNIFAYPGETPILNFSAQSEDPANRGLAIGGSFWHIRGIVVERAGDNGILLAGNNNIIERTVTRHNRDSGLQLSRLIANAPRDQWPSNNLVVSSVSHDNVDSDGEDADGFAPKLTVGPGNVFRYTVAHNNIDDGYDLYTKSDTGAIGAVTIESSLAYGNGTLSNGGQAGAGDRNGFKLGGEDIGVNHIVRGNIAYDNGKHGFTYNRNTGTMTVSNNAGIGNAERNFNFDGGSSVFRNNTSCDSGANDRIVGNSDSSNQFWSGSDGSRCSAYSGALGWSFASDGRLVVTFGGRPVTP; encoded by the coding sequence GTGACGGCGGTCAGCGCGATCCTGGCGGTGCCGCAGGCGTCCGCGGCGACCGGCGGCGTCACCGGCTTCGCGACGCAGAACGGTGGGACGACCGGTGGCGCCGGCGGGCAGACGGTGCGCGCCACCACGGGGACCCAGATCCACGCGGCCCTGTGCAATCGGGCCAGCAGCAGCACCCCGATCATCATCCAGGTCGAGGGGACCATCAACCACGGCAACACCAGCAAGGTGTCGGGCGGAAGCTGCAGCACCGCGGACGGCGTGATCGAGCTGAAGCAGATCAGCAACGTCTCGATCATCGGCGTCGGCAGCGGGGCGGTCTTCGACCAGCTGGGCATCCACATCCGCGACTCGCGCAACATCGTCATCCAGAACGTGACCGTCCGCAACGTCAAGAAGTCCGGCTCGCCCACGTCCAACGGCGGTGACGCCATCGGCATGGAGAGCAACGTCCGTAACGTCTGGGTCGACCACGTCACCCTGGAGGCCTCGGGCGGGGAGTCCGAAGGCTTCGACGGCCTCTTCGACATGAAGGACAACACCCAGTACGTGACGCTGTCCTACAGCATCCTGCGCAACTCCGGCCGGGGCGGACTCATCGGCTCCAGCGAGAGCGACCGCTCCAACGGCTACGTCACCTTCCACCACAACCTGTACCAGAACATCGACTCCCGCACGCCCCTGCTGCGCGGCGGCATCGCGCACATCTACAACAACCACTACGTCAACCTGCACGAGTCCGGCATCAACTCCCGCGCCGGCGCCAAGGCCAAGGTCGACAACAACTACTTCAAGGACTCCAAGGACGTCCTGGGCACCTTCTACACCAGCGAAGCCGGCTACTGGCAGGTCAGCGGCAACACCTTCGACAACGTGACCTGGTCCAGCCGCAGCGGCGACAACAACCCCGCCGGCCCCAACCCGCAGTCGAACACCACCGTCAGCATCCCCTACACCTACCGCCTCGACGCGGCCAACTGCGTACCGAACGTCGTCAGCCAGACCGCCGGCGCCAACAAGGGCCTGCGGGTCTCCGACGGCAACTGCACGCCGCAGACCCCGCCGCCCACCACCCCGCCGCCCACCACCCCGCCGACCACGCCACCGCCCACCACCCCGCCGCCCACCACCCCGCCGCCCGGCACGCCTGGCGGCACCAACCTCAGCCTCGGCGCGGGCGCCGACGGCTCCAGCAAGGCCGACGGGACCAGCTACGGCAACGTGCGTGACGGCGACATGAGCACCTACTGGTCGCCCTCCGGTTCGACCGGCCGTATCTCGATCAAGTGGGGTTCGTCCACCCAGGTGGGCGCGATCAACATCCGGGAGGCGGCCGGCGCCGTCGGGGCGATCGGGTCTTGGAGGGTCGTCAACAACGACAACGGCGTCGTCCTGGCCACCGGCAACGGAGCCGGCGTCATCACCTTCACGCCGACCTCACTGAAGAAGATCAACTTCGAGATCACCAGCGCCAACGGCACCCCGCGGGTCGCGGAGTTCGAAACCTACAGCTCGACGACCACCCCACCGACCACTCCGCCGACGACGACCCCGCCGCCCACCACGCCCCCGACGACCCCGCCGCCGTCGAGCAACGCGCTGTACGTGGCACCGAACGGCACCGACAGCGCCGCCGGCACGGAATCCAACCCGACGACGCTCACCTCCGCGATCACCCGGATCGCCGCCGGGGGGACGATCTACCTGCGCGGCGGCACCTACCGCTACTCCCAGACCATCACCATCGGCCAGGGCAACAACGGCACCTCGAGCGCACGCAAGAACATCTTCGCCTACCCGGGCGAGACCCCGATCCTGAACTTCTCCGCACAGAGTGAGGATCCGGCGAACCGCGGGCTCGCCATCGGCGGATCGTTCTGGCACATCCGCGGCATCGTCGTCGAGCGCGCCGGGGACAACGGAATCCTCCTCGCCGGCAACAACAACATCATCGAGCGTACGGTGACCCGGCACAACCGCGACTCGGGTCTCCAACTGTCGCGACTGATCGCCAACGCTCCCCGTGACCAGTGGCCATCGAACAACCTCGTGGTCAGCTCCGTCTCCCACGACAACGTCGACTCCGACGGCGAAGACGCGGACGGCTTCGCCCCGAAGCTCACGGTCGGCCCTGGCAACGTCTTCCGGTACACCGTGGCCCACAACAACATCGACGACGGGTATGACCTCTACACCAAGAGCGACACCGGCGCCATCGGCGCGGTCACCATCGAATCCTCTCTGGCCTACGGCAACGGCACTCTCAGCAACGGTGGCCAGGCCGGGGCCGGTGACCGCAACGGCTTCAAGCTCGGCGGTGAGGACATCGGGGTGAACCACATCGTCCGGGGCAACATCGCCTACGACAACGGCAAGCACGGATTCACCTACAACCGCAATACCGGCACGATGACGGTGTCGAACAACGCCGGAATCGGCAACGCCGAGCGGAACTTCAACTTCGACGGCGGCTCTTCGGTGTTCCGGAACAACACCTCCTGCGACAGCGGGGCGAACGACCGGATCGTCGGCAACTCCGACAGCTCGAACCAGTTCTGGTCCGGCTCCGACGGATCCCGGTGCTCGGCGTACTCCGGCGCCCTGGGCTGGTCCTTCGCCTCGGACGGCCGCCTAGTCGTGACCTTCGGGGGCAGGCCGGTGACGCCGTGA
- a CDS encoding DsbA family protein, protein MQRPGTPSRTARQTPPIRRTAGWLAPVVVIAIVAVLAILARPADEPADPVGGTAAAGSGGGQQANPFAGLARRTPNDPVALGKPDAPVVIVEYADFQCPFCGRYARETEPRLIREYVDQGLVRIEWRDLPYLGAQSHDTAAAARAAAEQGKFWQFHDAVYAKERRVNGGSLNDAALRDIAARLGLDLARFDAARASAGTRDAIDRDIQEATSMGITGTPAFIVGDTPVIGAQPYEAFKQAIDKQLDTQ, encoded by the coding sequence ATGCAGCGCCCCGGAACGCCATCGCGCACCGCCCGGCAGACGCCCCCGATCCGCCGGACGGCCGGCTGGCTGGCACCGGTCGTGGTCATCGCCATCGTCGCGGTCCTAGCGATCCTCGCCCGACCCGCCGACGAACCGGCGGACCCGGTCGGCGGCACCGCCGCCGCAGGATCCGGCGGTGGGCAGCAGGCGAACCCCTTCGCCGGCCTGGCCCGGCGCACCCCCAACGATCCTGTCGCGCTCGGGAAACCGGACGCGCCCGTTGTGATCGTCGAGTACGCCGACTTCCAGTGCCCGTTCTGCGGCCGCTACGCCCGCGAAACCGAACCCAGGCTGATCCGCGAGTACGTCGACCAGGGCCTGGTCCGCATCGAGTGGCGCGACCTGCCGTACCTGGGCGCACAGTCCCACGACACCGCCGCCGCCGCGCGGGCCGCCGCCGAACAGGGAAAGTTCTGGCAGTTCCACGACGCCGTGTACGCCAAGGAGCGCCGGGTCAACGGCGGGTCCCTCAACGACGCCGCGCTACGCGACATCGCCGCGCGACTCGGTCTGGACCTGGCCCGCTTCGACGCCGCCCGGGCGTCCGCCGGCACCCGCGACGCGATCGACCGGGACATCCAGGAGGCCACCTCGATGGGCATCACCGGCACCCCGGCGTTCATCGTCGGCGACACTCCCGTCATCGGCGCCCAGCCGTACGAGGCGTTCAAGCAGGCCATCGACAAGCAGTTGGACACCCAGTGA
- a CDS encoding rhodanese-like domain-containing protein has translation MREVNLAEFAAAHADGAVVVDVREPFEYVEGHVPGARPVPLGQLPATVAALPRNRPVYVICASGNRSLAAAQFLARAGIDARSVAGGTGGWVRSGRAVVTGTDT, from the coding sequence ATGCGAGAGGTCAACCTGGCGGAGTTCGCCGCCGCGCACGCCGACGGCGCTGTCGTGGTGGACGTGCGGGAACCGTTCGAATACGTCGAGGGTCACGTGCCGGGTGCCCGCCCGGTGCCGCTGGGGCAACTACCGGCGACGGTCGCGGCTCTCCCCCGCAACCGCCCGGTCTACGTCATCTGCGCCAGCGGCAACCGCAGCCTGGCCGCAGCGCAGTTCCTGGCCCGTGCCGGCATCGACGCCCGGTCGGTCGCCGGCGGCACCGGCGGGTGGGTCCGCAGCGGACGCGCCGTCGTGACGGGAACGGACACGTGA
- a CDS encoding diacylglycerol/lipid kinase family protein: MRTKQELGAAIRRERRAVLVVNAHSRQGRRHYDAVRSRLLAAGFDLLGAYPVERPRELERHLAAAADLEPDLLVAGGGDGTIGTAARLLAHRDIALGLLPLGTTNNFARTVGVPLDLDAAVAVLTDGTVVDVDLGLVGDMRFTNHVGIGLSADIMLRTPPRLKKVVGRLAYPLTALALLARHRPLRATVRAQGREHEFLTHQLYVANGGYHAGRPITADADADDRLLVAYPVGGPTRRGLLRDTARNATTGHRRTLGDEPFLAVGQLWLDTDRPAQVEVDGEPYGRTPIRIGLDPNALRVMAPAGTLDR, from the coding sequence GTGCGGACCAAACAGGAACTGGGTGCGGCGATCCGGCGGGAGCGGCGTGCCGTGCTCGTCGTCAACGCCCACTCGCGGCAGGGCCGCCGCCACTACGACGCCGTGCGGTCGCGGCTGCTCGCGGCCGGGTTCGACCTGCTCGGTGCCTACCCGGTCGAGCGTCCCCGCGAGCTGGAGCGCCACCTCGCCGCCGCCGCCGACCTCGAACCGGACCTGCTGGTCGCCGGCGGCGGCGACGGCACGATCGGCACCGCCGCGCGGCTGCTCGCCCACCGCGACATCGCGCTGGGCCTGCTGCCGCTGGGCACCACCAACAACTTCGCCCGCACCGTCGGTGTCCCGCTCGACCTCGACGCGGCCGTCGCGGTCCTCACCGACGGCACGGTGGTCGACGTCGACCTCGGCCTGGTCGGGGACATGCGCTTCACCAACCACGTCGGCATCGGCCTGTCCGCCGACATCATGCTCCGTACGCCGCCCCGGCTGAAGAAGGTCGTCGGCCGGCTCGCCTATCCGCTCACCGCGCTGGCGCTGCTCGCCCGGCACCGGCCGCTGCGCGCCACCGTACGCGCGCAGGGACGCGAGCACGAGTTCCTCACCCACCAGCTCTACGTGGCCAACGGCGGCTACCACGCCGGGCGGCCGATCACCGCCGACGCGGACGCCGACGACCGGCTGCTGGTCGCGTACCCGGTGGGCGGGCCGACCCGTCGGGGGCTGCTGCGCGACACGGCGCGCAACGCGACGACCGGGCATCGGCGCACCCTCGGCGACGAGCCGTTCCTCGCCGTCGGTCAGCTCTGGCTCGACACCGACCGGCCGGCGCAGGTCGAGGTCGACGGTGAGCCGTACGGCCGGACGCCGATCCGGATCGGCCTGGATCCCAACGCCCTGCGCGTCATGGCGCCCGCCGGCACCCTCGACCGTTAG
- a CDS encoding GlxA family transcriptional regulator has protein sequence MAGHVVAVAVTDHLPIFELAVPQEVFGTDRRDIVDPWYELRLCAAAPGPLRMSGGGRLDPPYGLDALVEADTVLVPALARATQLDPPADLVEALRVAYARGSRIVGLCTGAYVLAAAGLLDRRRATTHWMNAQDFAARHPLVDLDPRVLYVDDGAVLTSAGTAAAIDLCLHLVRRDHGAAVAAEVARRMVVPPHRAGEHAQYPPPPVRGVPPDALGPALEWARSRLDQPLTVDDLARQAKLSPRTFARRFRETLGTTPLQWLLEQRVRLAQELLETTEDSVERIAHRTGFGSGANLRQHFGRVSGVSPRTYRHVFRYRAAATADHAAPDGQALAALRSDSAAG, from the coding sequence ATGGCAGGGCACGTCGTCGCGGTGGCCGTGACCGACCATCTGCCGATCTTCGAGTTGGCGGTGCCGCAGGAGGTGTTCGGCACCGACCGCCGGGACATCGTCGACCCGTGGTACGAGCTGCGCCTGTGCGCGGCCGCACCGGGACCGCTGCGGATGAGCGGGGGCGGCCGGCTCGACCCGCCGTACGGCCTGGACGCTCTCGTCGAGGCGGACACCGTGCTGGTGCCGGCCCTCGCCCGGGCCACCCAGCTCGATCCGCCGGCCGACCTGGTCGAGGCGCTGCGGGTGGCGTACGCGCGGGGCAGCCGCATCGTGGGCCTCTGCACCGGCGCGTACGTGCTGGCGGCGGCCGGCCTGCTCGACAGACGCCGGGCGACGACCCACTGGATGAACGCGCAGGACTTCGCGGCGCGCCACCCGCTGGTGGACCTCGATCCCCGGGTGCTGTACGTCGACGACGGCGCCGTCCTCACCTCCGCCGGGACGGCCGCCGCGATCGACCTGTGCCTGCACCTGGTGCGCCGCGACCACGGCGCGGCGGTCGCCGCCGAGGTGGCGCGGCGGATGGTGGTGCCGCCGCATCGGGCCGGGGAGCACGCGCAGTACCCGCCGCCGCCGGTGCGCGGTGTGCCGCCGGACGCGTTGGGCCCGGCGCTGGAGTGGGCCCGCAGCCGCCTCGACCAGCCGTTGACCGTCGACGACCTGGCCCGCCAGGCGAAGCTCAGCCCGCGCACCTTCGCCCGGCGGTTCCGGGAGACGCTGGGCACCACTCCCCTGCAGTGGCTGCTGGAGCAGCGGGTGCGGCTGGCGCAGGAGCTGCTGGAGACCACGGAGGACTCGGTGGAGCGGATCGCGCACCGCACCGGCTTCGGCTCGGGCGCGAACCTGCGTCAGCACTTCGGTCGGGTCAGCGGCGTCAGCCCTCGCACGTACCGGCACGTGTTCCGGTACCGGGCCGCCGCCACGGCGGACCACGCCGCCCCGGACGGGCAGGCGCTGGCCGCCCTTCGCTCGGACAGTGCCGCGGGCTGA